Proteins encoded by one window of Xanthomonas sp. DAR 80977:
- a CDS encoding WS/DGAT/MGAT family O-acyltransferase — protein sequence MATSTARRKPRREPMSRVDTAWLRMERPTNPMMITGVLMLDEPLSLPQFKQLVRKRFLSFPRFQQKPVDTATGAYWQHDDDFDLDWHVRLSALPGRGGKKALERFAGQMASTPLDKTKPLWQFHLIERYEGGSALVARIHHSYADGIALVQVLLSLTDMQRVPEPSAQLGRAWLKDDGKEVVRRVGAIDRYLKLGGRMLDKGREMYQDPNLATMLAKEGGLIGRELANALLLSDDPPTLLRGRLGVSKRVAWAEPLDLDEVKAVGRACDCTVNDVLMATMAGALRDYMLERGERLDGVTLRATVPVNLRPLEHARKLGNHFGLVFLDLPVGEDNPVRRVQRVAESMQQLKQSRQAMVVFGLLAAVGMAPAALQSLALDLFSRKASTVATNVPGPQQPLYLAGSGVREMMFWVPQTGSIGVGVSIMSYNHRVHFGLIGDARLIPDPDAVMRRIGAEFEKLLYLALMGDWEHPLRAVDADALLPLS from the coding sequence ATGGCCACCAGCACAGCCCGCCGCAAGCCGCGGCGCGAACCGATGTCGCGCGTGGATACCGCCTGGTTGCGGATGGAGCGGCCGACCAATCCGATGATGATCACCGGCGTGCTGATGCTCGACGAGCCGCTGTCGCTGCCGCAGTTCAAGCAACTGGTGCGCAAGCGCTTCCTGTCGTTCCCGCGCTTCCAGCAGAAGCCGGTGGACACCGCGACCGGCGCCTACTGGCAGCACGACGACGACTTCGACCTGGACTGGCACGTGCGCCTGTCGGCCTTGCCCGGGCGCGGCGGCAAGAAGGCGCTGGAGCGCTTCGCCGGACAGATGGCGTCCACGCCCTTGGACAAGACCAAGCCGCTGTGGCAGTTCCACCTGATCGAACGCTACGAAGGCGGTTCGGCGCTGGTGGCGCGCATCCACCACAGCTACGCCGACGGCATCGCGCTGGTGCAGGTGCTGTTGTCGCTGACCGACATGCAGCGCGTGCCGGAGCCGTCGGCGCAGCTGGGCCGCGCCTGGCTGAAGGACGACGGCAAGGAAGTGGTGCGCCGGGTCGGCGCCATCGACCGCTACCTGAAACTGGGCGGGCGCATGCTCGACAAGGGCCGCGAGATGTACCAGGACCCGAACCTGGCGACGATGCTGGCCAAGGAGGGCGGCCTGATCGGCCGCGAACTGGCCAATGCGCTGCTGCTGTCCGACGATCCGCCGACGCTGCTGCGCGGGCGCCTGGGGGTCAGCAAGCGGGTGGCCTGGGCCGAGCCGCTGGACCTGGACGAAGTGAAGGCGGTCGGCCGCGCTTGCGACTGCACCGTCAACGACGTGCTGATGGCGACCATGGCCGGCGCCTTGCGCGACTACATGCTTGAGCGCGGCGAACGCCTGGACGGGGTGACCCTGCGCGCCACGGTGCCGGTCAACCTGCGGCCGCTGGAGCATGCGCGCAAGCTCGGCAACCATTTCGGGCTGGTGTTCCTGGACCTGCCGGTCGGCGAGGACAATCCGGTGCGGCGCGTGCAGCGCGTGGCTGAGTCGATGCAGCAGCTCAAGCAGTCGCGGCAGGCGATGGTGGTGTTCGGGCTGCTGGCCGCGGTGGGCATGGCGCCGGCGGCGCTGCAGTCGCTGGCGCTGGACCTGTTCAGCCGCAAGGCGAGCACCGTGGCGACCAACGTGCCGGGGCCGCAGCAGCCGCTGTACCTGGCCGGCAGCGGCGTGCGCGAGATGATGTTCTGGGTGCCGCAGACCGGCTCGATCGGGGTCGGCGTGTCGATCATGAGCTACAACCACCGCGTGCACTTCGGCCTGATCGGCGATGCGCGGCTGATTCCCGACCCGGATGCGGTGATGCGCCGGATCGGCGCCGAATTCGAGAAGTTGCTGTACCTGGCGCTGATGGGCGACTGGGAGCATCCGCTGCGCGCGGTGGATGCGGACGCGCTGCTGCCGCTTTCCTGA
- a CDS encoding efflux transporter outer membrane subunit translates to MVIRPAIGALALALLSACASVGPNYRAPEPAPVTLQGAAAPVFASTSPVASWWAQFDDPVLEQLVHQSLAANLDLRIALSRVHEARAVFAERRLDQAPHVTANGDYSRGKAPDADAGGARVLTESYSLGFDAGWELDLFGRQRRASEAARADLEAEQAGMADAQVTVAAEVARNYFELRGAQKRIAVARTTLDNLRDTQRLTETRWQLGAGSELDVQSSRARLKAIEADIPLLEVSEAQARHRLAVLLGRPPGTLDELLAPRATPAYARALPLGDTTQLLRRRPDVRIAERRLAAATARVGVATADLFPRISLSGFVGFLSGDAGSLLQGSSKAWSLTPSISWAAFDFGTVRARLRASEAQADGAAADYEKAVLGALEDTENALTSYAKQQARLAIVAEQAQAASRAEALAQLRYREGSEDFLTLLDTQRTKLSADDALADAEAAVNVGVVRVYKALGGWGQDAVVPQDVALAVQPVPASAPR, encoded by the coding sequence ATGGTGATCCGTCCCGCGATCGGCGCGCTGGCGTTGGCGCTGCTCAGCGCCTGCGCCAGCGTCGGCCCCAACTACCGCGCGCCCGAACCGGCGCCGGTGACCCTGCAGGGCGCGGCGGCGCCGGTGTTCGCGAGCACTTCGCCGGTGGCGTCGTGGTGGGCGCAGTTCGACGACCCGGTGCTGGAGCAACTGGTGCACCAGAGCCTGGCCGCCAACCTCGACCTGCGCATCGCCCTGTCGCGCGTGCACGAGGCGCGCGCGGTGTTCGCCGAACGGCGCCTGGACCAGGCGCCGCACGTCACCGCCAACGGCGACTACAGCCGCGGCAAGGCGCCGGATGCCGACGCCGGCGGCGCGCGCGTGCTGACCGAGAGCTACAGCCTGGGCTTCGATGCCGGCTGGGAACTGGACCTGTTCGGGCGCCAGCGCCGCGCCAGCGAAGCGGCGCGCGCGGACCTGGAGGCCGAGCAGGCCGGCATGGCCGATGCGCAGGTGACCGTGGCCGCGGAAGTGGCGCGCAACTACTTCGAGCTGCGCGGCGCGCAGAAGCGCATCGCGGTGGCGCGGACCACGCTGGACAACCTGCGCGACACCCAGCGCCTGACCGAGACCCGCTGGCAACTGGGCGCCGGCAGCGAGCTGGACGTGCAGAGCAGCCGCGCCCGGCTCAAGGCGATCGAGGCCGACATCCCGCTGCTGGAAGTCAGCGAGGCGCAGGCCCGGCATCGCCTGGCTGTGCTGCTGGGCCGTCCGCCCGGCACGCTGGACGAGTTGCTGGCGCCGCGCGCGACGCCGGCCTATGCGCGCGCGCTGCCGCTGGGCGATACCACCCAGTTGCTGCGGCGGCGTCCCGACGTGCGCATCGCCGAGCGCCGGCTGGCGGCGGCGACGGCGCGGGTCGGCGTGGCCACCGCCGACCTGTTCCCGCGGATCAGCCTCAGCGGTTTCGTCGGCTTCCTGTCCGGCGATGCCGGCTCGCTGCTGCAGGGCAGCAGCAAGGCCTGGTCGCTGACCCCGTCGATCAGCTGGGCGGCGTTCGACTTCGGCACCGTGCGGGCGCGGCTGCGCGCCAGCGAGGCGCAGGCCGACGGCGCTGCCGCCGACTACGAGAAGGCGGTGCTCGGCGCGCTGGAGGACACCGAGAACGCCTTGACCTCCTACGCCAAACAGCAGGCGCGGTTGGCGATCGTGGCCGAACAGGCGCAGGCCGCCAGCCGCGCCGAAGCGCTGGCGCAGCTGCGCTACCGCGAGGGGTCGGAGGATTTCCTGACCCTGCTCGATACGCAGCGCACCAAGCTGTCCGCGGACGATGCCTTGGCCGACGCCGAGGCGGCGGTCAACGTCGGCGTGGTGCGGGTGTACAAGGCGCTCGGCGGCTGGGGCCAGGACGCGGTGGTGCCACAGGACGTGGCGCTGGCGGTCCAGCCGGTACCGGCGTCGGCGCCGCGCTGA
- a CDS encoding SDR family NAD(P)-dependent oxidoreductase — MSGMLDPEVLVLGGTGNIGLGVVRALLEAGSPVLAVARDRGRLRALRDRYSDEPALDVLQGSVSNDATAAALAEAVAQRPRPLAGVVASLGSPLRCGRLLDQPVSALRRRMEADLLPHLAAARHLLPLLAQAERGGRYVLLGSPCALRAWAGHGESSVAAASIRMLAQVLHEEAKPLGVRVQLLSLTHPVCRSEAGADDCPEWFTTLSVGRAAVSLLADAGVPGQAVVDIDKHRYAHPRTSLMTAPHFSPSTHEVSR; from the coding sequence GTGAGCGGGATGCTGGACCCGGAGGTGCTGGTGCTCGGCGGCACCGGCAACATCGGTCTGGGCGTGGTGCGCGCGTTGCTCGAGGCCGGCAGCCCGGTGCTGGCGGTGGCACGCGACCGCGGCCGGCTGCGCGCCTTGCGCGATCGCTACAGCGACGAACCGGCGCTGGACGTGCTGCAGGGGTCGGTGTCGAACGACGCGACCGCCGCTGCCCTGGCGGAAGCCGTGGCGCAGCGGCCGCGGCCGCTGGCCGGGGTGGTCGCCAGCCTCGGCAGCCCGCTGCGTTGCGGGCGCCTGCTGGACCAGCCGGTGAGCGCGCTGCGCCGGCGCATGGAAGCCGACCTGCTGCCGCACCTGGCCGCGGCCCGGCACCTGCTGCCGTTGCTGGCGCAGGCCGAGCGCGGCGGCCGCTACGTCCTGCTCGGCAGCCCGTGCGCGCTGCGCGCCTGGGCCGGGCATGGCGAGAGTTCGGTGGCGGCGGCATCGATCCGCATGCTCGCCCAGGTCCTGCACGAAGAGGCCAAGCCGCTGGGCGTGCGCGTGCAGCTGCTGTCGCTGACCCATCCGGTGTGCCGCAGCGAAGCCGGCGCGGACGACTGCCCGGAATGGTTCACCACGCTCAGCGTGGGCCGCGCCGCGGTGTCGCTGCTCGCCGACGCCGGCGTGCCCGGCCAGGCCGTGGTCGACATCGACAAACACCGTTACGCGCATCCACGCACCTCGTTGATGACCGCTCCGCATTTTTCTCCCTCCACTCACGAGGTCTCCCGATGA
- a CDS encoding SDR family oxidoreductase → MTTTQKIALVTGATRGIGLHTVRQLAEAGVHTLLAGRDSTRTTAAALQLQGEGLPVEALVLDVTDAASIAAAVAAVQARHGRLDILVNNAGILLDDFKLAVSQQSLETWRTTFDTNVFGLIAVTQAFLPLLRAAPAARIVNVSSLLGSVALHSQPGSPIYDFKVPAYNVSKSAVNAWTVQLAYELRDTPIKVNTIHPGYVKTDMNAGEGELEVADGARSSVMMALLDADGPTGSYTHVGQVLPW, encoded by the coding sequence ATGACCACCACCCAGAAAATCGCCCTCGTCACCGGCGCCACCCGCGGCATCGGCCTGCACACCGTGCGCCAGCTGGCCGAGGCCGGCGTGCACACGCTGCTGGCCGGCCGCGACTCCACCCGCACCACCGCCGCCGCCCTGCAGCTGCAGGGCGAGGGCCTGCCGGTGGAGGCGCTGGTCCTGGACGTCACCGACGCGGCCAGCATCGCCGCCGCGGTGGCCGCCGTGCAGGCGCGCCACGGCCGGCTCGACATCCTGGTCAACAACGCCGGCATCCTGCTCGACGACTTCAAGCTGGCGGTCTCGCAGCAGAGCCTGGAGACCTGGCGCACCACCTTCGACACCAACGTGTTCGGCCTGATCGCGGTGACCCAGGCGTTCCTGCCGCTGCTGCGCGCCGCGCCGGCCGCGCGCATCGTCAACGTGTCCAGCCTGCTCGGCTCGGTCGCGCTGCACAGCCAGCCGGGCTCGCCGATCTACGACTTCAAGGTGCCGGCCTACAACGTGTCCAAGAGCGCGGTGAACGCGTGGACCGTGCAGCTGGCCTACGAACTGCGCGACACCCCGATCAAGGTCAACACCATCCACCCCGGCTACGTGAAGACCGACATGAACGCCGGCGAAGGCGAGCTGGAAGTGGCCGATGGCGCGCGCAGCAGCGTGATGATGGCGCTGCTCGACGCCGACGGCCCGACCGGCAGCTACACCCATGTGGGCCAGGTGCTGCCATGGTGA
- a CDS encoding efflux RND transporter permease subunit, with protein sequence MDFSRFFIDRPIFAAVLSIIIFAAGLISIPLLPIGEYPDVVPPSVVVRTVYPGANPKVIAETVATPLEEAINGVEGMMYLKSVAGSDGVLQMTITFRPGTDPDDAAVKVQNRVAQAQARLPEDVRRQGVTTQKQSPTFLMVVHLTSPKGKYDTLYLRNYARLHVKDALARIQGVGDAQVFGGGDYAMRAWLDPERVAARGLTASDVVAAMREQNVQVSAGQLGAEPMPDSKFLTLINAQGRLRTEQEFGDIVLKVGADGQTVRLSDVARLQLGAGDYTLRAQLDGKNAVGIGIFQAPGANALQIRDQVIAKMDELTKQFPDDVKYEAVYDTTIFVRDSISAVVHTLLEAVLLVVLVVILFLQTWRASIIPLIAVPVSIVGTFAALHLLGFSINTLTLFGLVLAIGIVVDDAIVVVENVERNIEEGLTPLAAAHQAMREVSGPIIAIALVLCAVFVPMAFLSGVTGQFYKQFAVTIAISTVISAINSLTLSPALAALLLKAHDAPKDGPSRLMERMFGGWLFRPFNRFFNSSSHRYQGAVSRILGRRGAVFAVYVVLLLVTGVMFKAVPAGFIPTQDKMYLIAGVKLPEGASIERTDAMLRKVATIAMQTDGVAHSISFPGLNALQFTNTPNTGVVFLPLKPFSERHRSALEINAEINQRISALGEGMSFAFMPPPILGLGNGNGYQLFIEDRANLGYGALQNAVNTMQGAVAQTPGMSFPIGTYQANVPQLDAEVDRVKAKAQGVALTDLFDTLQTYLGSTYVNDFNQFGRTWQVIAQADAPFRENVEDIARLRTRNAAGEMVPIGSMVTIKQSYGPDPVLRYNGYPAADLAGEADARMLSSAEAMAKLTQIAKQVLPNGMEIEWTDLSYQQATQGNAALVVFPLAVLLAFLVLAALYESWTLPLAVILIVPMTLLSALFGVWLSGGDNNVFVQVGLVVLMGLACKNAILIVEFARELELQGKGIVESALQACRLRLRPIVMTSIAFIAGTVPLVFSHGAGAEVRSATGITVFAGMLGVTLFGLFLTPVFYVALRKLAGRPLVSHAPAHAADAPTHA encoded by the coding sequence ATGGACTTTTCCAGATTCTTCATCGACCGGCCGATCTTCGCGGCCGTGTTGTCGATCATCATCTTCGCCGCGGGGTTGATCTCGATCCCGCTGTTGCCGATCGGCGAATACCCCGACGTGGTGCCGCCTTCGGTGGTGGTGCGCACGGTGTATCCGGGCGCCAACCCCAAGGTCATCGCCGAGACCGTCGCCACGCCGCTGGAAGAAGCGATCAACGGCGTGGAGGGCATGATGTACCTCAAGTCGGTCGCCGGCTCCGACGGCGTGCTGCAGATGACCATCACCTTCCGCCCGGGCACCGACCCGGACGATGCCGCGGTCAAGGTGCAGAACCGCGTCGCCCAGGCGCAGGCGCGCCTGCCCGAGGACGTGCGCCGGCAGGGCGTGACCACGCAGAAACAGTCGCCCACCTTCCTGATGGTGGTGCACCTGACCTCGCCGAAGGGCAAGTACGACACGCTGTACCTGCGCAACTACGCGCGCCTGCACGTCAAGGACGCGTTGGCGCGGATCCAGGGCGTGGGCGATGCGCAGGTGTTCGGCGGCGGCGACTACGCGATGCGCGCCTGGCTCGACCCCGAGCGCGTCGCCGCGCGCGGGCTGACCGCCAGCGACGTGGTCGCGGCGATGCGCGAGCAGAACGTGCAGGTCTCGGCCGGCCAGCTCGGCGCCGAGCCGATGCCGGACAGCAAGTTCCTGACCCTGATCAACGCGCAGGGCCGCCTGCGTACCGAGCAGGAGTTCGGCGACATCGTGCTCAAGGTCGGCGCCGACGGCCAGACCGTGCGCCTGTCCGACGTGGCGCGCCTGCAGCTGGGCGCCGGCGACTACACCCTGCGCGCGCAGCTGGACGGCAAGAACGCGGTCGGCATCGGCATCTTCCAGGCGCCGGGCGCGAACGCGCTGCAGATCCGCGACCAGGTGATCGCCAAGATGGACGAACTCACCAAGCAGTTCCCCGACGACGTGAAGTACGAGGCGGTCTACGACACCACCATCTTCGTGCGCGATTCGATCAGCGCGGTGGTGCACACCCTGTTGGAGGCGGTGCTGCTGGTGGTGCTGGTGGTGATCCTGTTCCTGCAGACCTGGCGCGCGTCGATCATTCCGTTGATCGCGGTGCCGGTGTCGATCGTGGGCACCTTCGCCGCGCTGCACCTGCTCGGCTTCTCGATCAACACGCTGACCCTGTTCGGGCTGGTGCTGGCGATCGGCATCGTGGTGGACGACGCGATCGTGGTGGTGGAGAACGTCGAGCGCAACATCGAGGAAGGCCTGACCCCGCTGGCCGCCGCGCACCAGGCCATGCGCGAGGTGTCCGGGCCGATCATCGCGATCGCGCTGGTGCTGTGCGCGGTGTTCGTGCCGATGGCGTTCCTGTCCGGCGTGACCGGCCAGTTCTACAAGCAGTTCGCGGTGACCATCGCGATCTCCACGGTGATTTCGGCGATCAACTCGCTGACCCTGTCGCCGGCGCTGGCCGCGCTGCTGCTGAAGGCGCACGATGCGCCCAAGGACGGCCCGTCGCGGCTGATGGAGCGGATGTTCGGCGGCTGGCTGTTCCGTCCGTTCAACCGCTTCTTCAACAGCAGCTCGCACCGCTACCAGGGCGCGGTCTCGCGCATCCTCGGCCGCCGCGGCGCGGTGTTCGCGGTCTACGTGGTGCTGCTGCTGGTCACCGGCGTGATGTTCAAGGCGGTGCCGGCCGGCTTCATCCCGACCCAGGACAAGATGTACCTGATCGCCGGCGTGAAGCTGCCCGAAGGCGCCTCGATCGAACGCACCGACGCGATGCTGCGCAAGGTCGCCACCATCGCGATGCAGACCGATGGCGTGGCGCATTCGATCTCCTTCCCCGGCCTCAACGCGCTGCAGTTCACCAACACGCCCAACACCGGCGTGGTGTTCCTGCCGCTGAAGCCGTTCTCCGAACGCCACCGCAGCGCCTTGGAGATCAACGCCGAGATCAACCAGCGCATCTCGGCGTTGGGCGAGGGCATGTCGTTCGCGTTCATGCCGCCGCCGATCCTGGGCCTGGGCAACGGCAACGGCTACCAGCTGTTCATCGAGGACCGCGCCAACCTCGGCTACGGCGCGTTGCAGAACGCGGTCAACACGATGCAGGGCGCGGTGGCGCAGACCCCGGGCATGAGCTTCCCGATCGGCACCTACCAGGCCAACGTGCCGCAGCTGGACGCGGAGGTGGACCGGGTCAAGGCCAAGGCGCAGGGCGTGGCCCTGACCGATCTGTTCGACACCTTGCAGACCTATCTCGGCTCGACCTACGTCAACGACTTCAACCAGTTCGGCCGCACCTGGCAGGTGATCGCCCAGGCCGATGCGCCGTTCCGCGAGAACGTCGAGGACATCGCGCGGCTGCGCACCCGCAACGCCGCCGGCGAAATGGTGCCGATCGGCTCGATGGTGACGATCAAGCAAAGCTACGGCCCGGACCCGGTGCTGCGCTACAACGGCTACCCGGCCGCCGACCTGGCCGGCGAGGCGGATGCGCGCATGCTGTCCTCGGCCGAAGCGATGGCCAAGCTCACCCAGATCGCCAAGCAGGTGCTGCCCAACGGCATGGAGATCGAATGGACCGACCTGAGCTACCAGCAGGCGACCCAGGGCAATGCCGCGCTGGTGGTGTTCCCGCTGGCGGTGCTGCTGGCGTTCCTGGTGCTCGCCGCGCTGTACGAAAGCTGGACGCTGCCGCTGGCGGTGATCCTGATCGTGCCGATGACGCTGCTGTCGGCGCTGTTCGGGGTGTGGCTGAGCGGCGGCGACAACAACGTGTTCGTGCAGGTCGGCCTGGTGGTGCTGATGGGCCTGGCGTGCAAGAACGCGATCCTGATCGTCGAGTTCGCCCGCGAACTGGAACTGCAGGGCAAGGGCATCGTGGAATCGGCGCTGCAGGCCTGCCGCCTGCGCCTGCGCCCGATCGTGATGACCTCGATCGCGTTCATCGCCGGCACCGTGCCGCTGGTGTTCTCGCACGGCGCCGGCGCGGAAGTGCGCTCGGCCACCGGCATCACCGTGTTCGCCGGCATGCTCGGGGTGACCTTGTTCGGCCTGTTCCTCACCCCCGTGTTCTATGTCGCCCTGCGCAAGCTGGCCGGGCGTCCGCTGGTGTCGCATGCGCCGGCGCACGCCGCCGATGCGCCGACCCACGCCTGA
- a CDS encoding LysR family transcriptional regulator, producing the protein MTHDLNDTLIFVKVVEQGSFIAAANALGLPKTTVSRKVQDLEARLGARLLHRTTRRLGLTEAGAVYHEHCQRIARELEEAESAVGQLQAGPRGWLRFSVPYSAGISWVAPILGEFHKQHPEVRLEMVMTSDKVDPIAEGVDVALHMGALLDSTMVARKLATFRTQVFASPNYIERHGEPLHPDDLQHHRTLALSNGRNGSNRLSWPLRNGKQSGEFAIQPILVANDSAALIGGLVCGEGLVLASDATIKPLIEAGKARRVLGGWVGPDLDFNAVFPGGRMLSPKVRAFVDFLVDKLNFDVSYMMAQCPAKLATQQADSGAEFTLCSGVAMNTQSLPLPQLAELPLADAEPAPELEEEALV; encoded by the coding sequence ATGACCCACGATCTGAACGACACCCTGATCTTCGTCAAGGTGGTCGAGCAAGGCAGCTTCATCGCCGCCGCCAACGCGCTCGGCCTGCCCAAGACCACCGTCAGCAGAAAGGTGCAGGATCTGGAGGCGCGCCTGGGCGCGCGCCTGCTGCATCGGACCACGCGCCGCCTCGGCCTGACCGAAGCCGGCGCGGTCTATCACGAACATTGCCAGCGCATCGCCCGCGAACTGGAGGAAGCCGAAAGCGCGGTCGGACAGCTGCAGGCCGGCCCGCGCGGCTGGCTGCGTTTCAGCGTGCCCTACTCCGCCGGCATTTCCTGGGTGGCGCCGATCCTGGGCGAATTCCACAAGCAGCATCCGGAAGTGCGCCTGGAGATGGTCATGACCAGCGACAAGGTCGACCCGATCGCCGAAGGCGTGGACGTGGCCCTGCACATGGGCGCGCTGCTGGATTCGACCATGGTCGCGCGCAAGCTGGCCACCTTCCGCACCCAGGTGTTCGCCAGTCCCAACTACATCGAGCGCCACGGCGAACCGCTGCACCCGGACGACCTGCAGCATCACCGCACGCTGGCGCTGAGCAATGGCCGCAACGGCAGCAACCGGCTCAGCTGGCCGCTGCGCAACGGCAAGCAGAGCGGCGAGTTCGCGATCCAGCCGATCCTGGTCGCCAACGATTCGGCCGCGCTGATCGGCGGGCTGGTCTGCGGCGAAGGCCTGGTGCTGGCCAGCGACGCGACGATCAAGCCGCTGATCGAGGCCGGCAAGGCGCGGCGCGTGCTCGGCGGCTGGGTCGGCCCCGACCTGGATTTCAACGCGGTGTTCCCGGGCGGGCGCATGCTCTCGCCGAAGGTGCGCGCCTTCGTCGATTTCCTGGTCGACAAGCTCAACTTCGACGTCAGCTACATGATGGCGCAGTGCCCGGCCAAGCTGGCCACGCAGCAGGCCGACAGCGGCGCCGAGTTCACCCTGTGCAGCGGCGTGGCGATGAACACCCAGTCGCTGCCGCTGCCGCAACTGGCGGAGCTGCCGCTGGCGGACGCCGAACCGGCACCGGAGCTGGAGGAAGAAGCGCTGGTCTGA
- a CDS encoding efflux RND transporter periplasmic adaptor subunit yields the protein MSFHSPSRALRPLAIALLAAALAACGGKAEQGAPPPPAVGVAPALQKEISQWDEFSGRVEAVEHVDLRPRVSGYIDKVNYVEGQEVKKGDVLFTIDARSYRAELARANAELARARTQSKLSGSEAARAKKLSDQQAISTETWEQRHAAADQADADVLAAQAAVDTARLNLEWTQVRAPIDGHAGRAMVTAGNLVSAGDSASVLTTLVSLDKVHVYFDADEGTFLRYAQMARKGERPSERDGQLPVQIGLVGEDGFPHAGKVDFLDNQVTRSTGTIRVRAVLDNADRIFTPGLFARVRLLGSGRFNALLIDDRSVLTDQDRKYVYVVDKDGKAQRRDVQLGRSAEGLRIVLGGLNPGDRVIVDGVQKVFMPGMPVQAKPVALATTSPAAARKAVALD from the coding sequence ATGTCGTTCCATTCCCCGTCGCGTGCCTTGCGCCCGCTGGCGATCGCGCTGCTGGCCGCCGCCCTGGCCGCCTGCGGCGGCAAGGCCGAGCAGGGCGCACCGCCGCCGCCGGCGGTCGGCGTCGCGCCGGCGCTGCAGAAGGAAATCAGCCAGTGGGACGAGTTCAGCGGCCGCGTCGAGGCGGTCGAACACGTCGACCTGCGCCCGCGCGTGTCCGGCTACATCGACAAGGTCAACTATGTCGAAGGCCAGGAAGTGAAGAAGGGCGACGTGCTGTTCACCATCGACGCGCGCAGCTACCGCGCCGAGCTGGCGCGCGCCAACGCCGAACTGGCGCGGGCGCGGACCCAGTCCAAGCTAAGTGGCAGCGAGGCGGCGCGTGCCAAGAAACTGTCCGACCAGCAGGCGATCTCCACCGAGACCTGGGAGCAGCGCCATGCCGCCGCCGACCAGGCTGATGCCGACGTGCTCGCCGCGCAGGCCGCGGTGGATACCGCGCGCCTGAATCTGGAGTGGACCCAGGTGCGCGCGCCGATCGACGGCCACGCCGGCCGCGCCATGGTCACCGCGGGCAACCTGGTCAGCGCCGGCGACAGCGCCAGCGTGCTGACCACGCTGGTGTCGCTGGACAAGGTGCACGTGTACTTCGATGCCGACGAAGGCACCTTCCTGCGCTACGCGCAGATGGCGCGCAAGGGCGAGCGGCCGAGCGAGCGCGACGGGCAGCTGCCGGTGCAGATCGGCCTGGTCGGCGAGGACGGTTTCCCGCATGCCGGCAAGGTCGATTTCCTCGACAACCAGGTCACCCGCAGCACCGGCACCATCCGCGTCCGCGCCGTGCTGGACAATGCCGACCGCATCTTCACCCCGGGCCTGTTCGCGCGCGTGCGCCTGCTCGGCAGCGGCCGCTTCAACGCGCTGCTGATCGACGACAGGTCGGTGCTGACCGACCAGGACCGCAAGTACGTCTACGTCGTCGACAAGGACGGCAAGGCGCAGCGCCGCGACGTGCAGCTGGGGCGCAGCGCCGAAGGCCTGCGCATCGTGCTCGGCGGACTCAACCCCGGCGACCGGGTCATCGTCGACGGGGTGCAGAAAGTGTTCATGCCCGGCATGCCGGTGCAGGCCAAGCCCGTGGCCCTGGCCACCACTTCGCCCGCCGCCGCACGCAAGGCCGTCGCCCTCGACTGA
- a CDS encoding OmpA family protein codes for MKRTVIQGMSVALASALLLSACATGGSYVQRDQYGNPTEQQNNRTGRGALIGTAVGVAAGLLSGSSATERRQHAMIGAGIGALSGAAIGNYQDRQERALRERTANTGIDVRRDGDNITLNLPDGITFDFNQSTLKPQFYSALNGVAQTLGEYNQTMIEVVGHTDSIGSDAVNQRLSEQRAASVAAYLSAQGVQRERIETLGAGKKYPIADNSTEAGRAQNRRVEIRVVPLRS; via the coding sequence ATGAAACGCACCGTCATCCAAGGCATGTCCGTGGCGCTGGCCAGCGCGCTGCTGTTGTCCGCCTGCGCCACCGGCGGTTCCTACGTGCAGCGCGACCAGTACGGCAACCCCACCGAGCAGCAGAACAACCGCACCGGCCGCGGCGCGCTGATCGGCACTGCGGTCGGCGTGGCCGCCGGCCTGCTCAGCGGCAGCAGCGCCACCGAGCGCCGCCAGCACGCGATGATCGGCGCCGGCATCGGCGCGCTCAGCGGCGCGGCGATCGGCAACTACCAGGACCGCCAGGAGCGCGCGCTGCGCGAGCGCACCGCCAACACCGGCATCGACGTGCGCCGCGACGGCGACAACATCACCCTGAACCTGCCGGACGGCATCACCTTCGATTTCAACCAGTCCACGCTGAAGCCGCAGTTCTATTCGGCGCTCAACGGCGTGGCGCAGACCCTGGGCGAATACAACCAGACCATGATCGAAGTGGTCGGGCACACCGACAGCATCGGCAGCGACGCGGTCAACCAGCGCCTGTCCGAACAGCGCGCCGCCTCGGTGGCCGCGTACCTGAGCGCGCAGGGCGTGCAGCGCGAGCGCATCGAGACGCTGGGCGCGGGCAAGAAGTACCCGATCGCCGACAACAGCACCGAGGCCGGCCGCGCGCAGAACCGCCGGGTCGAGATCCGCGTGGTGCCGCTGCGCTCCTGA